The following proteins come from a genomic window of Nitrosopumilaceae archaeon AB1(1):
- a CDS encoding DUF2341 domain-containing protein produces MMSSFSFTNISLNITAFGNDGSTTAYLDVSPPISYSTANFSVTYNRPGSLSIFEFGSVNFQRSGPTPVQNNVIGPPSFSSAYTDTTGSNITVVFSENIAVGSTTFLSDFAIINSSTSIVSITSNNATSIILSLNSTLSLDDSPLLSYNDTGTNITTSLHPTLSLANFTNQPITNNVLPPPIFVNAYTNQRGDSIIVNFDKVVTLISTASPTDFAVNISGITTTSITKHNDTAINLTLDSSISSTSSLTLSYNQTTSNITNVNDLSLANFINQPITNNVLPPPIFVNAYTNQRGDNITVNFDREITLTNTTSPTDFAVNISGITTTSITRHNDTAINLTLDSSISSTSSLTLSYNQTTSDITNVNDLSLANFINQPITNNVLPPPIFVNAYTNQRGDNITVNFDREITLTNTTSPTDFAVSISGIATTSITKHNDTAINLTLDSNIPPALSLTLSYSQTTSNITNVNNLSLANFINQPITNNVLPPPIFVNAYTNQRGDNITVNFDREITLTNTTSPTDFAVNISGITTTSITKHNDTAINLTLDSSISSTSSLTLSYNQTTSDITNVNDLSLANFINQPITNNVLPPPIFVNAYTNQRGDNITVNFDREITLTNTTSPTDFAVNISGITTTSITRHNDTAINLTLDSSISSTSSLTLSYNQTTSDITNVNDLSLANFINQPITNNVLPPPIFVNAYTNQRGDNITVNFDREITLTNTTSPTDFAVSISGIATTSITRHNDTAINLTLDSNIPPALSLTLSYSQTTSNITNVNNLSLANFINQPITNNVPFFDLPSLWDTRQKITINSNQITTILQNFTLLVSISDSALSNSSVLPNGADIIFTSSDGFTILPHEIESFTNNATIGTLVAWVRLPTLSSTSDTILYMYYNVSLATTIIHDNVWDSDYEIIYHMDQSTFGAQSTLDSSGNNRHATPLFEGSTPFDSNDLVSAQIGNGINFDGVDHANGVYLELPDLTASLFYNTNFTISVWANIDVLKNWARIVDFGKGQDDNNILIAAHRTNPHLRYDMRQGTSSDGVTASDILQTGQWAYFTVVHESSGTATIYKNGASITSGAVHTSLDENRASNYIGRSNWGTDSYFDGKFDEFRLSSTARSADWIATEYANQNSPSTFLTFSAPEDRSVAITSAITNTQGYNIIITFNENIIYSVIPTTDFALNGTSATIDSITSDSSSITLNLSRNLLANETITISYTKTSGGINSTQSTDITLENFVNQPVNNNVLDTTPPVITLNGNATVYVELGSSYSEQNATTDDGSLVIIGGDTVNSSLVGNYTITYHSADSSGNNATQVNRIIVVRDTTPPAITLIGNATVYVELG; encoded by the coding sequence GTGATGTCATCTTTTAGTTTTACTAATATTTCTCTAAACATAACTGCTTTCGGTAATGATGGATCCACCACTGCATACCTAGATGTATCTCCGCCCATATCTTACAGCACCGCTAATTTTTCAGTAACTTATAATCGTCCTGGCAGTCTAAGTATATTTGAATTTGGTAGTGTTAATTTTCAACGTAGTGGTCCTACTCCTGTACAAAACAATGTCATAGGTCCACCTAGTTTTAGTAGCGCATATACTGATACAACTGGTAGCAATATCACTGTTGTATTTTCTGAAAATATTGCAGTAGGTAGTACTACATTCCTTAGCGACTTTGCTATAATTAATTCATCCACTTCTATAGTTAGTATAACTAGTAATAATGCAACTTCTATAATTCTTTCACTAAACTCTACCCTATCCCTTGACGACTCTCCACTTTTATCATACAACGATACAGGCACAAATATCACTACTAGTCTACACCCTACTTTATCACTTGCAAACTTTACAAATCAACCAATCACTAATAATGTTCTACCGCCTCCAATCTTTGTTAACGCCTATACAAACCAGCGAGGTGACAGCATAATTGTCAACTTTGATAAAGTAGTCACTCTTATCAGTACCGCTTCTCCAACTGACTTTGCAGTAAATATTTCAGGTATTACTACAACTAGTATAACTAAACATAATGACACTGCAATCAATCTAACACTAGACTCTAGTATTTCATCCACATCATCATTAACACTATCATATAATCAAACAACCAGTAATATTACAAACGTAAATGATTTATCACTTGCAAACTTTATAAATCAACCAATCACTAATAATGTTCTGCCACCCCCAATCTTTGTTAACGCCTATACAAACCAGCGAGGTGACAACATTACTGTCAACTTTGATAGAGAAATCACTCTTACCAATACCACTTCTCCAACTGACTTTGCAGTAAATATTTCAGGTATTACTACAACTAGTATAACTAGACATAATGACACTGCCATCAATCTAACACTAGACTCTAGTATTTCATCCACATCATCATTAACACTATCATATAATCAAACAACTAGTGATATTACAAACGTAAATGATTTATCACTTGCAAACTTTATAAATCAACCAATCACTAATAATGTTCTGCCACCCCCAATCTTTGTTAACGCCTATACAAACCAGCGAGGTGACAACATTACTGTCAACTTTGATAGAGAAATCACTCTTACCAATACCACTTCTCCAACTGACTTTGCAGTGAGTATTTCAGGTATTGCCACAACTAGTATAACTAAACATAATGACACTGCCATCAATCTAACACTAGACTCTAACATTCCACCTGCATTATCATTAACACTATCATATAGTCAAACAACTAGTAATATTACAAACGTAAATAATTTATCACTTGCAAACTTTATAAATCAACCAATCACTAATAATGTTCTGCCACCCCCAATCTTTGTTAACGCCTATACAAACCAGCGAGGTGACAACATTACTGTCAACTTTGATAGAGAAATCACTCTTACCAATACCACTTCTCCAACTGACTTTGCAGTAAATATTTCAGGTATTACTACAACTAGTATAACTAAACATAATGACACTGCCATCAATCTAACACTAGACTCTAGTATTTCATCCACATCATCATTAACACTATCATATAATCAAACAACTAGTGATATTACAAACGTAAATGATTTATCACTTGCAAACTTTATAAATCAACCAATCACTAATAATGTTCTGCCACCCCCAATCTTTGTTAACGCCTATACAAACCAGCGAGGTGACAACATTACTGTCAACTTTGATAGAGAAATCACTCTTACCAATACCACTTCTCCAACTGACTTTGCAGTAAATATTTCAGGTATTACTACAACTAGTATAACTAGACATAATGACACTGCCATCAATCTAACACTAGACTCTAGTATTTCATCCACATCATCATTAACACTATCATATAATCAAACAACTAGTGATATTACAAACGTAAATGATTTATCACTTGCAAACTTTATAAATCAACCAATCACTAATAATGTTCTGCCACCCCCAATCTTTGTTAACGCCTATACAAACCAGCGAGGTGACAACATTACTGTCAACTTTGATAGAGAAATCACTCTTACCAATACCACTTCTCCAACTGACTTTGCAGTGAGTATTTCAGGTATTGCCACAACTAGTATAACTAGACATAATGACACTGCCATCAATCTAACACTAGACTCTAACATTCCACCTGCATTATCATTAACACTATCATATAGTCAAACAACTAGTAATATTACAAACGTAAATAATTTATCACTTGCAAACTTTATAAATCAACCAATCACTAATAATGTTCCATTTTTTGATTTACCTTCCTTGTGGGATACTAGACAGAAAATTACTATTAACAGTAACCAAATAACTACAATTCTTCAAAACTTTACCCTTCTAGTAAGTATCTCTGATTCTGCTTTGAGCAATTCATCTGTTCTACCTAACGGAGCTGATATTATTTTCACTAGCAGTGATGGATTTACTATATTACCGCATGAAATTGAGTCATTTACTAATAATGCTACTATCGGTACTCTAGTAGCTTGGGTTCGTCTACCTACTTTGAGCAGTACCAGTGATACCATACTCTACATGTATTATAATGTCTCATTAGCGACAACTATTATACATGATAATGTTTGGGACTCAGACTATGAAATAATTTATCACATGGATCAATCCACTTTTGGTGCACAATCTACACTAGACTCATCAGGGAATAATCGTCATGCAACACCACTATTTGAAGGCTCTACTCCCTTTGACTCTAATGATTTAGTATCTGCACAAATTGGTAATGGAATAAACTTTGATGGAGTAGACCACGCCAACGGTGTTTATCTTGAACTTCCAGACTTGACAGCTAGTCTATTCTACAATACAAACTTTACCATCTCGGTATGGGCAAATATTGATGTCCTTAAAAATTGGGCTAGAATCGTTGATTTTGGCAAGGGTCAGGATGATAACAATATTCTAATTGCTGCCCATCGCACTAACCCGCATTTGAGATATGATATGCGACAGGGTACCAGCTCTGATGGTGTCACAGCTAGTGATATTTTGCAGACAGGTCAATGGGCATACTTTACAGTTGTACATGAATCATCAGGTACAGCAACTATCTACAAAAATGGCGCCTCAATTACTAGTGGTGCTGTGCATACATCTCTTGATGAGAATAGAGCATCAAACTATATCGGAAGATCCAATTGGGGAACTGATTCCTACTTTGATGGCAAATTCGATGAATTCCGACTATCCTCTACTGCTCGCTCTGCAGACTGGATTGCAACAGAGTATGCAAATCAAAACTCTCCTTCTACTTTCTTAACTTTCTCTGCACCTGAAGATAGAAGTGTAGCGATAACTTCTGCTATTACCAACACACAAGGTTATAACATTATAATTACTTTTAATGAAAACATTATCTATTCGGTTATTCCTACTACAGACTTTGCTCTTAATGGAACATCTGCTACAATAGATAGTATAACATCAGACTCCTCTTCAATTACTCTGAATTTAAGCAGAAATCTCTTGGCAAATGAAACCATCACTATCTCATATACTAAAACTAGTGGTGGAATAAACTCTACTCAAAGTACAGACATAACACTAGAAAACTTTGTGAATCAACCTGTGAATAATAACGTTCTAGATACTACTCCCCCAGTAATCACACTGAATGGTAATGCTACTGTTTATGTAGAACTTGGCTCATCCTACTCTGAGCAAAACGCCACTACTGATGATGGCTCTCTAGTAATAATTGGTGGTGACACTGTAAATTCATCTCTCGTGGGAAATTACACCATCACATACCACTCTGCTGATTCATCAGGAAATAATGCCACCCAAGTGAATAGAATTATAGTTGTTCGTGACACTACTCCCCCAGCAATCACACTAATTGGTAATGCTACTGTTTATGTAGAACTTGGCTAA